Proteins from a genomic interval of Aquila chrysaetos chrysaetos chromosome 20, bAquChr1.4, whole genome shotgun sequence:
- the ARHGEF3 gene encoding rho guanine nucleotide exchange factor 3 isoform X4 yields MMLDGFFNFTWKEPSNKRVKPLSRVTSLASLIPPVRATPLKRFSQTLQRSISFRSDSRPDLFSPRPWSRNMPPANTKRRDSKLWSETFDVCVNHMLTSKEIKRQEAIFELSQGEEDLIEDLKLAKKAYHDPMLKLSIMTEQELNQIFGTLDSLIPLHEDLLRRLQEVRKPDGSTEHVGHILVGWLPCLNSYDSYCSNQVAAKALLDHKKQDHRVQDFLQRCLESPFSRKLDLWNFLDIPRSRLVKYPLLLREILRHTPNDHPDQQHLEEAINIIQGIVAEINIKTGESECQYYKERLIYLEEGQRDSLIDNSRVVCCHGELKNNRGVKLHVFLFEEVLVITRTITHNEQLCYQLYRQPIPVRELVLEDLQDGEVRLGGSIRGAFSNNERIKNFFRVSFKNGSQSQTHSLQANDSFNKQQWLNCIRQAKEKVMCAGKAGVLNSEAHFLLSPNGSRVPQGETTLEQMDQSDCESDCSMDTSEISIDCERMEQTNSCENEKQIETNV; encoded by the exons ATGATGTTGGATGGGTTTTTTAACTTCACTTGGAAG GAGCCCAGCAACAAACGGGTCAAGCCACTTTCCAGAGTTACATCACTAGCGAGTCTCATTCCTCCTGTACGAGCCACTCCGTTGAAGCGGTTCAGCCAGACACTTCAG CGTTCTATCAGTTTCCGTAGTGACAGTCGCCCAGATCTGTTTAGTCCCCGACCATGGTCTCGAAATATGCCCCCTGCTAACACAAAGCGGAGAGACAGCAAACTATGGAGTGAGACCTTTGATGTTTGTGTCAATCACATGCTTACATCTAAAGAAATCAAGCGTcaagag GCTATCTTTGAACTTTCCCAAGGAGAAGAAGACTTGATAGAAGATCTGAAGTTAGCAAAAAAG gcttATCATGACCCAATGCTTAAACTTTCCATAATGACAGAGCAAGAGTTGAACCAAATTTTTGGAACATTGGACTCTCTAATTCCTCTACATGAAG ATCTTCTTAGGCGACTTCAAGAAGTCAGGAAACCTGATGGATCAACAGAACATGTTGGCCATATCCTTGTGGGTTGG CTTCCATGCCTAAACTCCTATGATAGCTACTGCAGCAATCAAGTAGCAGCCAAAGCTTTATTGGATCACAAGAAACAAGATCACAGAGTGCAAGATTTCCTACAGCGCTGCTTAGAGTCTCCTTTTAGTCGCAAACTGGACCTTTGGAATTTCCTTGACATCCCAAGAAGCCGTTTGGTTAAATACCCATTACTACTCAGAGAAATTTTGAGACACACACCAAATGATCATCCAGATCAGCAGCACCTTGAAGAAGCT aTAAATATAATTCAGGGCATAGTGGCTGAAATCAACATAAAGACTGGTGAATCTGAATGCCAGTATTACAAAGAGAGACTTATTTATCTTGAAGAAGGCCAAAGGGATTCATTGATCGACAATTCACGTGTTGTATGTTGTCATGGTGAACTGAAGAACAACAGGGGAGTG aaactgcacgtatttctctttgaagaagTGTTGGTGATTACTCGAACTATCACCCATAATGAACAGCTCTGCTACCAGCTGTATCGGCAGCCAATTCCAGTGAGGGAGCTTGTGCTAGAAGACTTGCAAGATGGAGAGGTGCGATTGGGTGGATCCATACGTGGTGCATTCAGCAACAATGAGAGAA TCAAAAACTTCTTTAGAGTCAGCTTCAAAAATGGATCTCAAAGCCAGACTCACTCACTCCAAGCCAATGACTCCTTCAACAAACAACAGTGGCTTAACTGTATCCGCCAGGCCAAAGAAAAAGTGATGTGTGCAGGAAAAGCTGGTGTGCTGAACTCGGAAGCACACTTTCTTTTGTCACCAAATGGAAGCAGAGTACCCCAGGGAGAAACCACACTCGAGCAAATGGACCAATCAGACTGTGAGTCAGACTGTAGTATGGACACCAGTGAGATCAGCATCGACTGTGAACGTATGGAACAGACAAACtcttgtgaaaatgaaaagcaaatagaaacaAATGTTTGA
- the ARHGEF3 gene encoding rho guanine nucleotide exchange factor 3 isoform X3: MVWCCFFVHHQKKRKQSTQDEDTFSVCSLDTSEPSNKRVKPLSRVTSLASLIPPVRATPLKRFSQTLQRSISFRSDSRPDLFSPRPWSRNMPPANTKRRDSKLWSETFDVCVNHMLTSKEIKRQEAIFELSQGEEDLIEDLKLAKKAYHDPMLKLSIMTEQELNQIFGTLDSLIPLHEDLLRRLQEVRKPDGSTEHVGHILVGWLPCLNSYDSYCSNQVAAKALLDHKKQDHRVQDFLQRCLESPFSRKLDLWNFLDIPRSRLVKYPLLLREILRHTPNDHPDQQHLEEAINIIQGIVAEINIKTGESECQYYKERLIYLEEGQRDSLIDNSRVVCCHGELKNNRGVKLHVFLFEEVLVITRTITHNEQLCYQLYRQPIPVRELVLEDLQDGEVRLGGSIRGAFSNNERIKNFFRVSFKNGSQSQTHSLQANDSFNKQQWLNCIRQAKEKVMCAGKAGVLNSEAHFLLSPNGSRVPQGETTLEQMDQSDCESDCSMDTSEISIDCERMEQTNSCENEKQIETNV; the protein is encoded by the exons GAGCCCAGCAACAAACGGGTCAAGCCACTTTCCAGAGTTACATCACTAGCGAGTCTCATTCCTCCTGTACGAGCCACTCCGTTGAAGCGGTTCAGCCAGACACTTCAG CGTTCTATCAGTTTCCGTAGTGACAGTCGCCCAGATCTGTTTAGTCCCCGACCATGGTCTCGAAATATGCCCCCTGCTAACACAAAGCGGAGAGACAGCAAACTATGGAGTGAGACCTTTGATGTTTGTGTCAATCACATGCTTACATCTAAAGAAATCAAGCGTcaagag GCTATCTTTGAACTTTCCCAAGGAGAAGAAGACTTGATAGAAGATCTGAAGTTAGCAAAAAAG gcttATCATGACCCAATGCTTAAACTTTCCATAATGACAGAGCAAGAGTTGAACCAAATTTTTGGAACATTGGACTCTCTAATTCCTCTACATGAAG ATCTTCTTAGGCGACTTCAAGAAGTCAGGAAACCTGATGGATCAACAGAACATGTTGGCCATATCCTTGTGGGTTGG CTTCCATGCCTAAACTCCTATGATAGCTACTGCAGCAATCAAGTAGCAGCCAAAGCTTTATTGGATCACAAGAAACAAGATCACAGAGTGCAAGATTTCCTACAGCGCTGCTTAGAGTCTCCTTTTAGTCGCAAACTGGACCTTTGGAATTTCCTTGACATCCCAAGAAGCCGTTTGGTTAAATACCCATTACTACTCAGAGAAATTTTGAGACACACACCAAATGATCATCCAGATCAGCAGCACCTTGAAGAAGCT aTAAATATAATTCAGGGCATAGTGGCTGAAATCAACATAAAGACTGGTGAATCTGAATGCCAGTATTACAAAGAGAGACTTATTTATCTTGAAGAAGGCCAAAGGGATTCATTGATCGACAATTCACGTGTTGTATGTTGTCATGGTGAACTGAAGAACAACAGGGGAGTG aaactgcacgtatttctctttgaagaagTGTTGGTGATTACTCGAACTATCACCCATAATGAACAGCTCTGCTACCAGCTGTATCGGCAGCCAATTCCAGTGAGGGAGCTTGTGCTAGAAGACTTGCAAGATGGAGAGGTGCGATTGGGTGGATCCATACGTGGTGCATTCAGCAACAATGAGAGAA TCAAAAACTTCTTTAGAGTCAGCTTCAAAAATGGATCTCAAAGCCAGACTCACTCACTCCAAGCCAATGACTCCTTCAACAAACAACAGTGGCTTAACTGTATCCGCCAGGCCAAAGAAAAAGTGATGTGTGCAGGAAAAGCTGGTGTGCTGAACTCGGAAGCACACTTTCTTTTGTCACCAAATGGAAGCAGAGTACCCCAGGGAGAAACCACACTCGAGCAAATGGACCAATCAGACTGTGAGTCAGACTGTAGTATGGACACCAGTGAGATCAGCATCGACTGTGAACGTATGGAACAGACAAACtcttgtgaaaatgaaaagcaaatagaaacaAATGTTTGA
- the ARHGEF3 gene encoding rho guanine nucleotide exchange factor 3 isoform X2: MVAKDYPFYLSVKRANCALEVQTVTSPAKETEEPSNKRVKPLSRVTSLASLIPPVRATPLKRFSQTLQRSISFRSDSRPDLFSPRPWSRNMPPANTKRRDSKLWSETFDVCVNHMLTSKEIKRQEAIFELSQGEEDLIEDLKLAKKAYHDPMLKLSIMTEQELNQIFGTLDSLIPLHEDLLRRLQEVRKPDGSTEHVGHILVGWLPCLNSYDSYCSNQVAAKALLDHKKQDHRVQDFLQRCLESPFSRKLDLWNFLDIPRSRLVKYPLLLREILRHTPNDHPDQQHLEEAINIIQGIVAEINIKTGESECQYYKERLIYLEEGQRDSLIDNSRVVCCHGELKNNRGVKLHVFLFEEVLVITRTITHNEQLCYQLYRQPIPVRELVLEDLQDGEVRLGGSIRGAFSNNERIKNFFRVSFKNGSQSQTHSLQANDSFNKQQWLNCIRQAKEKVMCAGKAGVLNSEAHFLLSPNGSRVPQGETTLEQMDQSDCESDCSMDTSEISIDCERMEQTNSCENEKQIETNV; the protein is encoded by the exons GAGCCCAGCAACAAACGGGTCAAGCCACTTTCCAGAGTTACATCACTAGCGAGTCTCATTCCTCCTGTACGAGCCACTCCGTTGAAGCGGTTCAGCCAGACACTTCAG CGTTCTATCAGTTTCCGTAGTGACAGTCGCCCAGATCTGTTTAGTCCCCGACCATGGTCTCGAAATATGCCCCCTGCTAACACAAAGCGGAGAGACAGCAAACTATGGAGTGAGACCTTTGATGTTTGTGTCAATCACATGCTTACATCTAAAGAAATCAAGCGTcaagag GCTATCTTTGAACTTTCCCAAGGAGAAGAAGACTTGATAGAAGATCTGAAGTTAGCAAAAAAG gcttATCATGACCCAATGCTTAAACTTTCCATAATGACAGAGCAAGAGTTGAACCAAATTTTTGGAACATTGGACTCTCTAATTCCTCTACATGAAG ATCTTCTTAGGCGACTTCAAGAAGTCAGGAAACCTGATGGATCAACAGAACATGTTGGCCATATCCTTGTGGGTTGG CTTCCATGCCTAAACTCCTATGATAGCTACTGCAGCAATCAAGTAGCAGCCAAAGCTTTATTGGATCACAAGAAACAAGATCACAGAGTGCAAGATTTCCTACAGCGCTGCTTAGAGTCTCCTTTTAGTCGCAAACTGGACCTTTGGAATTTCCTTGACATCCCAAGAAGCCGTTTGGTTAAATACCCATTACTACTCAGAGAAATTTTGAGACACACACCAAATGATCATCCAGATCAGCAGCACCTTGAAGAAGCT aTAAATATAATTCAGGGCATAGTGGCTGAAATCAACATAAAGACTGGTGAATCTGAATGCCAGTATTACAAAGAGAGACTTATTTATCTTGAAGAAGGCCAAAGGGATTCATTGATCGACAATTCACGTGTTGTATGTTGTCATGGTGAACTGAAGAACAACAGGGGAGTG aaactgcacgtatttctctttgaagaagTGTTGGTGATTACTCGAACTATCACCCATAATGAACAGCTCTGCTACCAGCTGTATCGGCAGCCAATTCCAGTGAGGGAGCTTGTGCTAGAAGACTTGCAAGATGGAGAGGTGCGATTGGGTGGATCCATACGTGGTGCATTCAGCAACAATGAGAGAA TCAAAAACTTCTTTAGAGTCAGCTTCAAAAATGGATCTCAAAGCCAGACTCACTCACTCCAAGCCAATGACTCCTTCAACAAACAACAGTGGCTTAACTGTATCCGCCAGGCCAAAGAAAAAGTGATGTGTGCAGGAAAAGCTGGTGTGCTGAACTCGGAAGCACACTTTCTTTTGTCACCAAATGGAAGCAGAGTACCCCAGGGAGAAACCACACTCGAGCAAATGGACCAATCAGACTGTGAGTCAGACTGTAGTATGGACACCAGTGAGATCAGCATCGACTGTGAACGTATGGAACAGACAAACtcttgtgaaaatgaaaagcaaatagaaacaAATGTTTGA